In Paenibacillus kyungheensis, the following are encoded in one genomic region:
- a CDS encoding tetratricopeptide repeat protein, translating to MNHNLLVWSTPDLWNPIWIVIGIGIVFAVITLVIYAMRGIRKLVRFVRIQLQAVHNLHLYQDVGQQLDRIRKLEYSDDQLARLNTLIAQTTDRHLLARIHIVRAEVYEQIHQPAMAIKDYQQAIRNHPENDTAYFARALLYEKDQKWDLALRSYHQAIDRYPAHLDAYYHCCQIYFVQKDVYRSLEYANTIVELQPDAHAYYNRGVAYARVDDYTQAVADYEKTIELDANYANAYVNLGIYYGKIDNKDLALQYYQLAVECGDYNIDMHYNRALLYIDLQEYALALEDLNIYIALEQHYGDAYYNRGWIYNEVYERSDLALEDYTRSIELQPNQARAYNNRGLIYLGRQQYDLAIQDYNIAISFYPDTSKYYVSRGWAYQCQQEDELALHDYARALELDERNSQAYINRIALYKAKGYRSWVIHDYHRLMEIEPEAVWIYFDCSWYCLENNDYELTIQYLDQAVAIDPTHALSYNNRGYAYQRLKDYDAALADYSKAIECDPDTNALYYRNRSYIYDFQGETDKAKQDWHKADQIEQHLHLV from the coding sequence ATGAATCATAACCTTCTGGTCTGGAGTACACCTGATCTATGGAATCCGATATGGATCGTTATTGGGATAGGTATTGTTTTTGCGGTGATCACTCTTGTGATCTATGCTATGCGAGGGATACGGAAGCTTGTTCGTTTTGTACGAATACAATTGCAAGCGGTTCACAATCTTCATCTGTATCAGGATGTTGGGCAACAGTTAGATCGTATTCGTAAATTAGAGTATAGCGATGATCAGCTAGCACGTCTAAATACACTTATTGCTCAGACGACCGATCGTCATCTGCTGGCAAGAATACATATTGTACGTGCAGAAGTATATGAACAAATCCACCAGCCTGCAATGGCGATCAAAGATTATCAACAAGCGATTCGGAATCATCCTGAAAATGATACTGCTTATTTCGCACGTGCTTTACTGTATGAAAAAGATCAAAAATGGGATTTAGCTTTGCGTAGTTACCATCAGGCGATCGATCGTTATCCTGCACATCTAGATGCGTATTACCATTGTTGTCAGATTTATTTTGTGCAGAAAGATGTCTATCGTTCACTGGAATATGCTAATACGATAGTGGAACTTCAGCCTGATGCACATGCTTATTACAATCGTGGTGTCGCTTATGCAAGAGTTGATGACTATACTCAAGCCGTTGCTGATTACGAGAAAACGATTGAACTGGATGCTAATTATGCTAATGCTTATGTGAATCTAGGCATTTATTATGGAAAAATAGACAATAAAGATCTAGCACTACAGTATTATCAATTAGCAGTGGAATGTGGCGATTATAATATTGATATGCATTACAACCGGGCACTCTTATATATCGATCTACAAGAATATGCGTTAGCGCTTGAAGATTTGAATATCTATATCGCTTTGGAGCAACATTATGGTGATGCGTATTATAATCGGGGTTGGATTTACAACGAAGTGTATGAACGTTCTGATCTAGCATTGGAAGATTATACACGCTCGATCGAATTACAACCGAACCAAGCACGAGCTTATAACAATAGAGGATTGATTTATCTGGGTCGACAACAATATGATCTGGCGATTCAAGATTACAATATAGCGATTTCGTTCTATCCTGATACATCCAAATACTATGTCAGTCGTGGATGGGCTTATCAATGCCAGCAAGAAGATGAACTTGCGCTACATGACTATGCCAGAGCATTAGAACTGGATGAACGCAATTCACAAGCCTATATTAACCGGATTGCGCTGTACAAAGCCAAAGGGTATCGTTCATGGGTGATTCACGATTATCATCGCTTAATGGAAATAGAACCGGAAGCCGTCTGGATTTATTTTGACTGTAGTTGGTATTGCCTAGAAAACAATGATTATGAATTAACTATCCAATATCTCGATCAAGCTGTTGCTATTGATCCTACCCATGCTTTATCGTACAACAATCGCGGGTATGCTTATCAACGGCTCAAAGATTATGATGCAGCTCTAGCTGATTACAGTAAAGCTATAGAATGTGATCCCGATACAAACGCATTATACTATCGCAATCGTAGTTATATTTACGATTTTCAAGGAGAAACAGACAAAGCCAAACAAGATTGGCATAAAGCTGATCAGATTGAACAACATCTACATCTTGTCTAA
- a CDS encoding LamG-like jellyroll fold domain-containing protein, with product MTKNMWTKTSLLALTAALLLPVGPTWASDSGSHLSASESVRTTSDSANKQIAPTYQEASVHDPSVIRVGDEFYIFGSHLASAKSSDLMNWQMISSGVANGNPLIPNVKEELKETFDWAQSDTLWAADVIQLADGKFYMYYNACKGDSPRSALGVAVSDNIEGPYKDQGIFLKSGMWGEAGAGGTIYDATKDPNAVDPDTFFDKEGKLWMVYGSYSGGIFILQLDPVSGKPLPDQGYGKKLIGGNHSRIEGPYMLYSPETDYYYLFLSFGGLDSFGGYNVRIARSHNPDGPFYDAQGNDMTNVQADPSKPLFDDASIAPYGVKIMGNYQFEREIGDPGQGVGANAVSPGHNSAYYDKQTGKYFLIFHSRFVDRGEEHEVRVHEMFMNDKGWPVVAPYRYAGEQNVASPVKASDIAGEYQWITQDKEISANVHSSVSVELQDNGKITGAVQGTWTLQDDHNVQINIDGVEYNGVFLHETNPQSGDTTLTLTALSESGIGVWGSQMAPRKDKQFVSAVDKDLDLGDISAVFYNLDLPDKGTHNTQITWKSSKPDIISDKGVIKRPEAGKGNAKVTMIATITKGDAKKNKNFKVTVLEQGRGPLLGQYDFNQTSGTTVQDNTYNHYDGTLHHGASWSTAGVQGGAVALNGADGYVQLPGTVTDGQDFTFAGWVNWQGGAAWQRILDFGDGMNSFMFLTPSQGTGMQFTIHQQNTDQNLITSTPLPLHQWVHVAVTIEGNTGKLYVNGKLSATNDNMTFNPSDLMTREAYLGKSRFAADAYFKGMMDEVRVYNKALSEAEIQVLAK from the coding sequence ATGACAAAAAATATGTGGACCAAAACAAGTCTACTGGCATTAACTGCTGCACTGCTTTTACCTGTAGGGCCGACATGGGCAAGTGATAGTGGTAGTCATCTATCAGCATCTGAGTCGGTACGTACAACAAGTGACAGCGCAAATAAACAAATAGCGCCTACGTATCAGGAAGCTTCTGTGCATGATCCGTCTGTGATTCGTGTAGGCGATGAGTTTTATATTTTTGGCTCCCATTTAGCATCTGCCAAGTCTAGCGATCTTATGAACTGGCAAATGATTTCTTCCGGTGTAGCTAACGGCAATCCGTTGATTCCTAATGTAAAAGAAGAACTAAAAGAAACGTTTGATTGGGCACAGTCAGATACACTATGGGCTGCGGATGTGATCCAGTTAGCAGACGGTAAATTCTATATGTATTACAACGCATGCAAAGGCGATTCTCCTCGTTCTGCACTCGGTGTAGCAGTCTCGGATAATATCGAAGGGCCTTACAAAGATCAAGGTATTTTCCTCAAATCAGGGATGTGGGGCGAAGCGGGAGCAGGCGGTACGATCTATGATGCAACTAAAGATCCGAATGCTGTCGATCCCGATACCTTTTTCGATAAAGAAGGCAAGTTATGGATGGTCTATGGTTCATACTCTGGCGGTATCTTTATTCTGCAATTAGATCCAGTGAGTGGTAAGCCACTTCCAGATCAAGGATATGGCAAAAAGTTAATCGGTGGTAATCACAGTCGTATTGAAGGGCCGTATATGCTGTATAGCCCTGAGACAGATTATTACTATTTATTTTTATCGTTTGGCGGACTGGATTCATTCGGTGGCTACAATGTGCGGATTGCTCGTTCTCACAATCCAGATGGCCCTTTTTACGATGCGCAAGGTAATGATATGACCAATGTACAAGCTGATCCTTCCAAGCCATTATTTGATGATGCTTCGATAGCACCTTATGGTGTGAAGATTATGGGGAATTATCAGTTTGAACGTGAAATTGGTGATCCAGGTCAAGGCGTTGGAGCTAATGCAGTCTCTCCAGGGCATAACTCTGCTTATTATGATAAGCAAACAGGCAAGTATTTTCTTATTTTTCATTCTCGATTTGTAGATCGTGGGGAAGAACATGAAGTGCGTGTGCACGAGATGTTTATGAATGATAAAGGTTGGCCTGTTGTTGCTCCTTACCGTTATGCAGGCGAACAAAATGTTGCTTCACCAGTCAAAGCTAGCGATATTGCAGGTGAATATCAATGGATTACACAGGATAAAGAAATCAGCGCCAATGTACATTCATCGGTATCTGTTGAGTTACAAGATAACGGTAAGATTACAGGGGCAGTACAAGGTACATGGACATTACAAGATGATCATAACGTACAAATCAATATAGATGGTGTGGAATATAATGGTGTCTTCCTCCACGAGACAAACCCGCAATCAGGTGATACAACGCTGACACTCACAGCATTATCGGAAAGTGGTATAGGTGTGTGGGGTAGCCAGATGGCACCCAGAAAAGACAAGCAATTCGTATCCGCTGTGGACAAAGATCTGGATCTCGGGGATATTAGCGCTGTGTTCTATAATCTTGATCTACCTGATAAAGGTACGCATAACACGCAGATCACATGGAAATCGTCCAAGCCAGATATCATTTCAGACAAAGGTGTGATCAAACGTCCTGAAGCAGGCAAAGGCAATGCCAAAGTGACGATGATTGCAACAATCACCAAAGGCGATGCAAAAAAGAACAAAAATTTTAAAGTGACTGTGCTAGAACAAGGGCGTGGGCCTTTGTTAGGTCAGTATGATTTTAACCAGACATCAGGTACAACTGTACAAGACAACACTTATAATCATTATGACGGAACACTTCATCATGGAGCCAGTTGGAGCACCGCAGGTGTACAAGGTGGAGCCGTAGCACTGAATGGAGCGGACGGATATGTACAATTGCCGGGTACAGTGACGGATGGACAAGACTTTACGTTTGCAGGTTGGGTGAACTGGCAAGGCGGAGCTGCATGGCAACGTATTTTGGATTTTGGCGATGGCATGAATAGCTTTATGTTTTTGACACCTTCTCAAGGGACAGGGATGCAGTTCACTATTCATCAGCAAAATACCGACCAGAATCTAATCACTTCAACACCGCTTCCGCTTCATCAATGGGTGCATGTAGCTGTTACGATTGAAGGAAATACAGGAAAGTTATATGTAAATGGAAAGTTATCTGCGACCAATGACAACATGACATTTAATCCAAGTGATTTGATGACACGCGAAGCTTATTTAGGCAAAAGCCGATTTGCAGCAGATGCGTACTTTAAAGGGATGATGGATGAAGTGCGAGTTTATAATAAAGCATTAAGCGAAGCAGAAATTCAAGTATTAGCCAAATAA
- a CDS encoding efflux RND transporter periplasmic adaptor subunit: MKIRSLSALCIVLMMTILSACSTVDSQAQSEAQATVELTTVKKVPLDTTYDLSGTLAASDEYPVSFKIAGTVEAVNGSVGDAVKQGDVLATLDPADLQLKVSNAQQAVDQAQASVSSAQAQLKSAQGGLSKAQASKQSAAASVAAANAKVDSARAAERGVTDGARSQQKNQAINAVNKAQTTYNQNKAEADRASTLYQNGLLTKQEYEQAQTAMQVAQESLNDAKQQLSLLVEGASQSDRASAASAVKEAQAGVQSAQTGIEQANAEVEQAQAGIAQAQAGVEQAQASYQQAIVAQKEASLNLSRTTLRSSVSGVILEKEISSGQTISAGTSVFTIGKVNQLKVLLPIADQELKNWKVGQKVSINLYDQLRSGIVKKLYPATNKNTGSINAEVVINNPQQDWKPGQVVKASEQATGRTGIAVPASAVVSTSNKPYVFVNQKGKAVKKTVQIGELYNNQYEIKSGLQVGDQIVSSGADRLMDGDALQVQKGQ, translated from the coding sequence ATGAAGATACGCAGTTTATCTGCTTTGTGCATAGTCTTAATGATGACTATTTTGAGCGCTTGTTCTACAGTAGATAGCCAAGCGCAAAGTGAAGCGCAAGCAACCGTTGAATTAACAACTGTTAAAAAAGTACCTTTAGATACAACGTATGATCTATCTGGAACATTAGCGGCATCTGATGAATATCCGGTTTCTTTCAAAATTGCTGGTACAGTAGAAGCAGTTAATGGCAGTGTAGGCGATGCTGTGAAGCAAGGAGATGTACTGGCTACTCTCGATCCTGCTGATCTTCAGTTAAAAGTAAGCAATGCTCAGCAAGCAGTCGATCAAGCACAAGCAAGTGTATCCAGTGCACAAGCACAACTAAAAAGTGCTCAAGGTGGACTAAGCAAAGCGCAAGCTTCCAAGCAATCAGCAGCGGCAAGTGTAGCAGCGGCAAATGCCAAAGTCGACAGTGCTCGCGCAGCAGAGCGTGGCGTAACAGATGGAGCGCGTTCTCAACAGAAGAATCAAGCAATTAATGCGGTTAACAAGGCACAGACAACATATAATCAAAATAAAGCGGAAGCAGATCGAGCGTCTACTTTATATCAAAATGGATTGTTAACCAAGCAAGAATATGAGCAAGCACAGACAGCAATGCAAGTAGCTCAAGAAAGTCTAAATGATGCAAAGCAACAATTATCATTATTGGTAGAAGGAGCAAGCCAGTCTGATCGTGCGAGTGCAGCCTCAGCAGTGAAAGAAGCGCAAGCAGGTGTACAGTCTGCTCAAACAGGTATAGAGCAAGCAAATGCAGAGGTAGAGCAAGCGCAAGCAGGTATTGCACAAGCCCAAGCTGGAGTAGAACAAGCCCAAGCGAGCTATCAACAAGCGATCGTAGCGCAAAAAGAAGCTTCTCTTAATCTATCGAGAACTACACTCAGATCATCGGTTAGTGGTGTGATTTTGGAAAAAGAGATTTCAAGTGGACAGACGATCTCCGCAGGTACTTCTGTATTTACGATCGGCAAAGTGAACCAGCTTAAAGTGTTATTACCGATTGCAGATCAAGAATTGAAAAACTGGAAAGTGGGTCAAAAAGTCAGTATTAATCTATACGATCAATTACGTAGTGGTATTGTCAAAAAATTATATCCAGCAACCAATAAAAATACAGGATCTATCAATGCAGAAGTGGTAATCAATAATCCGCAACAAGATTGGAAACCCGGTCAAGTAGTCAAAGCTTCAGAGCAAGCTACAGGACGAACCGGCATCGCTGTACCTGCTTCTGCTGTAGTGAGCACATCGAATAAACCTTATGTATTTGTAAATCAAAAAGGAAAAGCAGTCAAAAAGACTGTTCAGATCGGTGAATTATACAATAATCAGTATGAGATCAAGTCTGGTCTACAAGTAGGTGATCAGATTGTCAGTAGTGGTGCAGATCGTCTGATGGATGGCGATGCGTTGCAAGTACAGAAGGGGCAATAA
- a CDS encoding TetR/AcrR family transcriptional regulator, with the protein MNDILNQNHHLEEDSCLQQMVPLFIFGSLEDIMMEEIYVDERRLKILKAAKQVFSLFGYKGTTVEHIAKTAGISKGAIYLFFETKEDILKAIIQNVNDDLAQTIDDNMAIEGTIHEKLHHTIQGCMQFRKDHELLGKLEQEAIEYATEASKNALEEINCETIHIIASRLEKAEQANLIKVPDKLLTAFLLCRMYEALVFEWEKFGDPLSAEEILEQIKRFIL; encoded by the coding sequence ATGAATGATATACTAAACCAGAACCACCATTTGGAAGAAGATTCTTGTTTGCAACAAATGGTGCCGCTATTCATTTTTGGATCACTGGAGGATATCATGATGGAAGAAATATATGTAGATGAGAGACGTTTAAAAATTTTAAAAGCAGCCAAACAGGTTTTTTCTTTGTTTGGATATAAAGGAACAACCGTAGAGCATATTGCCAAAACAGCAGGTATTAGCAAAGGCGCTATCTATCTCTTTTTTGAGACCAAAGAAGATATTTTAAAAGCGATTATTCAAAATGTGAATGATGATCTGGCTCAGACGATAGACGATAACATGGCGATCGAAGGAACGATTCATGAAAAGCTTCATCATACAATACAGGGGTGTATGCAGTTCCGCAAAGATCATGAGTTGTTAGGTAAGTTAGAACAAGAAGCGATTGAATACGCGACAGAAGCTTCCAAAAATGCGCTGGAAGAAATCAATTGTGAAACGATTCATATTATAGCCAGCCGTTTGGAAAAAGCAGAACAAGCGAATTTGATCAAAGTACCCGACAAATTATTAACAGCATTTTTATTATGCCGTATGTATGAAGCACTTGTATTTGAGTGGGAGAAGTTCGGAGACCCTTTATCAGCAGAAGAGATTTTGGAACAGATTAAGCGATTTATTTTATAA
- a CDS encoding alpha-glucosidase/alpha-galactosidase — MSKITFIGAGSTVFVKNVLGDVMLTPALQGFELALYDIDVNRLQESENLLTSIKNTVGSTCNIVTYTDRKEALRGAKYVINAIQVGGYDPCTITDFDIPTKYGLRQTIADTLGIGGIFRNLRTIPVMLEFAQDMREVCPDALFLNYTNPMAVLTNVMNTYGGIQTVGLCHSVQQCIPNLFDALGIDQTGIQAKIAGINHMAWLLEVTRDGVDLYPEIKRLAAEKQKTKHDDMVRFELMLRFGYYVTESSEHNAEYHPYFIKRQYPELIEKFNIPLDEYPRRCVEQIKGWNDMKEQLFASEHIQHTRSLEYASYILEAIETNTPYKIGANVMNTGLIPNLPTEACVEVPCLVDASGVTPTYAGHLPPQLAALNRTSINTQLLTIEAAITGKKEHIYHAAMLDPHTSAEFSIDDIVALCDELIEAHGDWLPQYS, encoded by the coding sequence ATGTCTAAAATTACGTTTATCGGTGCAGGAAGTACAGTATTTGTCAAAAACGTATTAGGTGATGTAATGCTTACACCTGCACTACAAGGATTCGAACTGGCTTTATACGATATTGATGTGAACCGACTACAAGAGTCCGAAAATCTATTAACCAGTATCAAAAACACAGTAGGAAGTACATGTAATATAGTAACGTATACCGATCGCAAAGAAGCATTACGTGGAGCAAAATATGTGATTAATGCGATTCAAGTGGGTGGATACGATCCATGTACAATAACGGATTTTGACATCCCTACAAAGTACGGTTTGCGCCAAACGATAGCAGATACATTAGGTATTGGAGGGATTTTCCGTAATCTGCGTACAATTCCGGTGATGCTTGAATTTGCACAAGATATGCGTGAAGTCTGTCCGGATGCTCTATTTTTGAATTATACGAATCCAATGGCGGTATTAACAAATGTGATGAACACTTACGGAGGCATTCAGACTGTGGGATTATGCCATAGTGTACAGCAATGTATTCCGAACTTATTTGATGCGCTGGGTATAGATCAAACAGGTATTCAAGCGAAAATTGCAGGTATTAATCATATGGCATGGCTATTAGAAGTCACGCGAGATGGAGTAGACTTGTATCCTGAGATCAAACGACTTGCCGCTGAAAAGCAAAAAACCAAACATGATGATATGGTGCGTTTTGAGTTGATGTTGAGATTTGGGTATTATGTGACCGAGTCTTCTGAACACAATGCAGAATATCATCCGTATTTTATCAAACGTCAATATCCTGAACTGATCGAAAAGTTCAATATTCCATTAGATGAATATCCACGCCGTTGTGTAGAGCAGATCAAAGGGTGGAATGATATGAAAGAACAGCTATTTGCAAGTGAACATATTCAGCATACACGTAGTCTGGAATATGCTTCTTATATTTTAGAAGCGATCGAGACCAATACACCTTATAAAATTGGAGCTAATGTAATGAATACCGGTCTGATTCCGAATTTGCCGACTGAAGCATGTGTTGAAGTGCCTTGTCTGGTGGATGCTTCAGGAGTTACGCCTACGTACGCAGGTCATCTTCCACCACAATTAGCTGCACTGAATCGTACGAGTATTAACACGCAGTTGTTGACAATTGAAGCAGCGATTACAGGTAAAAAGGAACATATTTATCATGCAGCTATGCTTGATCCTCATACATCTGCCGAGTTTTCGATAGACGATATTGTAGCGCTGTGTGATGAATTGATTGAAGCACATGGAGATTGGTTGCCTCAGTATAGCTAA
- a CDS encoding NlpC/P60 family protein — MSKKSWSLSLLSVLLLYIGLIPTVYGASATSTSSTDLCSATTKVRKHYINVSVATLWKQPGLERAIDAPSLSNPVDMKKWTSAMSSVTQRRWLTGKTETQALYGQEVRMLQVKGEWAQVAVVGQSTPKSKYGYPGWLPKAQVSTLSTMDYSKCPIAIVSAKTAYVYKADQTTKSVEVSFNTRFPVIAQAGNWIQVWTPNENKAWMKQSDLVLYDSLQDIAKPTGADLVATGKQFLGLPYLWAGISAYGFDCSGFTSTVYGYYGIALPRDASAQIKEGTAVSWNQLQPGDLMFFATNNGKGSVHHVSMYIGNGQMMHSPKAGKTVEIISIHTSAYAKEFAGARRYLD, encoded by the coding sequence ATGAGTAAAAAATCTTGGTCGTTGTCGTTGCTCAGCGTGTTACTACTATATATAGGTCTAATTCCGACAGTGTACGGAGCCAGTGCAACATCTACATCATCTACAGACCTATGCTCGGCTACTACCAAAGTCCGCAAACATTATATTAATGTCTCTGTAGCTACGCTGTGGAAACAACCAGGTCTGGAACGTGCGATAGACGCACCTTCATTATCCAATCCGGTCGATATGAAAAAGTGGACATCCGCAATGTCTTCTGTCACGCAACGCAGATGGTTAACAGGCAAAACAGAAACTCAAGCTTTATATGGTCAAGAAGTACGTATGTTGCAAGTAAAAGGCGAATGGGCGCAAGTTGCTGTAGTCGGACAATCCACACCGAAAAGCAAATACGGCTATCCTGGCTGGTTGCCTAAAGCACAGGTAAGCACATTAAGTACTATGGATTATAGCAAATGTCCGATAGCGATTGTGAGTGCAAAAACAGCTTATGTCTACAAAGCAGATCAAACCACCAAAAGTGTAGAAGTTAGCTTTAACACACGTTTTCCAGTGATTGCGCAAGCTGGCAATTGGATTCAAGTCTGGACACCTAATGAGAATAAAGCATGGATGAAACAATCAGATCTAGTGTTATACGATTCATTACAGGATATAGCGAAGCCTACCGGTGCTGATCTGGTAGCGACAGGTAAGCAATTTCTAGGATTGCCTTATCTGTGGGCAGGCATATCTGCGTATGGATTCGATTGCTCTGGATTTACATCAACAGTATATGGTTATTATGGTATTGCTTTACCTCGTGATGCATCTGCACAGATCAAAGAAGGTACAGCAGTAAGCTGGAACCAGTTACAACCAGGTGACCTTATGTTTTTCGCTACAAATAATGGTAAAGGCAGTGTTCATCATGTCTCTATGTATATCGGCAATGGACAAATGATGCACTCACCCAAAGCAGGGAAAACAGTAGAAATCATTTCTATCCATACCAGTGCATATGCTAAAGAATTTGCAGGTGCTCGTAGATACCTTGATTAA